In Clostridium thermosuccinogenes, the genomic stretch TTAACTACTGTGTTCAAAAAGGTATACAAGACTTGGATAGTATATGGGCCCGTTATTACAGTATGGTCTTCGCAAATGCTCCCATACCTGATATTGTTGTGAAAGATGAAATCCCTTGTCTGTCATATGAGGTGAATAACTCAATCTACGACGACCTGCTTGAGAGGGGGCTTCCTCATGCATGAACTAATTGCTGCCTACTGTAACACTCTAAAACTTGGCTCAAGAATTGCCAAGAATTATTCGCAGATTGAGGCCGAGACCCATGAGGAATTTCTTGCTAAGCTTTTGGCTATGGAAATAGAGGCCAGAGAACTCAATCGTAAAAATGCCCTGCTGAAGCAAGCGCAATTTGATGTCTTGAAAACCTTTGGAGACTTTCGGTTTGAAAAGATGAGTATACCCAATACTATCGATGTAGAAGCTATTAAAACAGCTTCTTTCGTTGACAAAAAGGAAAACCTGATTCTCTATGGATCTGTTGGGCTTGGGAAAACTCACCTGGCTACGGCAATGGGTGTGGAAGCCTGTAACCGTGGGAAAAGGGTAAGGTTTTTCCGCACATCTTCACTTGTTAATCAACTATTGGATGCCAAAGCTGAAGGAAGCCTTAAACGTTTTATGAAGCAATTGAATAAGGCAGATTTGATTATTTGCGATGAATGGGGTTTCATTCCATTTGAAAAAGAGGGAGCGCAACTTTTATTTCAGGTTATATCAGACTGTTACGAACGCAAAAGTCTAATTATTACTACTAATTTAGAATTCAGTAAATGGAACAGTATTTTCTACGATGAAAAGCTAACAAGCGCAATCATTGATAGAATTATTCATCACAGCCACTTAATTGTATTTGAAGGTTCAAGTAATCGTTTAGAGAACTCCTTGATGAAAGTACGATAAAAATTCATACCTTATATTAACAAAATTGGATTGCTTGGGTGCTGCATTTTTCTTGTCATTTTGATGCATTTCTAGTTGACAAAACACAGTTATTTTGCATTGCTACCATATCAGTAATGCAACTATATACGAGCGAATAAAGACCTACCGAACTCTCAGTAAATCTATTTCAAAAACAGCCATTGCTGTAGGATATCCTATCTCCATAAACTGGTTGGACCATATCGAACGCAATTCCAACTTGGTACGATTAAAACGATGGAGAAAGGATACCCATTGAGTTATCAAAAGTTACTTTCAATTCCAACTTGGTACGATTAAAACCTTGAACACACGAGAGAGGAACGCACGACGACAAGCTTTCAATTCCAACTTGGTACGATTAAAACTATATCCAACAATTGCTTTTCTTCTTGATATACAGCTTTCAATTCCAACTTGGTACGATTAAAACGATTCCGGCACACAGTCCAAGCATAAGATTAACAACTTTCAATTCCAACTTGGTACGATTAAAACGGTTGGGCAGGGTAATTACTGATGATGTGGCTTCTTGCTTTCAATTCCAACTTGGTACGATTAAAACAATAGTAACCCTGTGTTAACTTTCAGGGTGGTTAGGCTTTCAATTCCAACTTGGTACGATTAAAACTATCGGATATAAGAAATAATAGAAAAGAAAAATCAAACTTTCAATTCCAACTTGGTACGATTAAAACACCGGCGGGAATCCACATATATCAAGGCATTTCGGCGTCGAAAACACTTATTTTTGCAGTGAACCTCCAGTCGTGTAAAAAACACTGTACCTTCATGATTTTATTTCCTCTATAATAGTAATTGTACCATATTCTTCATGAGGTTTAAATAAAATGTCAGTTGTGTTTTTCTATCCCCTTAATACATTTCAAAGCAATTCCTTTTACGGAACACGAAAATAATCACTGAGTCTTTATCAGGATGTTGTAGATAATTATATATAATTCATACAATGAATACCTGTACTTTCCATGTGTTTTCCATTGGTATATATCTTGTTATAAAGAAATTTTCAGTAAAATTCTATATGGCTCATGATTCAACACAATATAATAAAAATATAGCTGAGAGTACTTTATAGTCAAAAGTCTCCCAGCAACAGGACCAGACCAAGGATGCATACTTAGCATGATCTTTCGTATAAAGTATAGTTTTTATTAGCTTTCACCATTTTATAGTTTAAATAATATAACTTCTCTAGCCTCATAGCCTTTTGTGTAGAATATGTGTTGACATTATCAAATTTTGCCTTGTTATGAAAATCATCCATACGAATAATCATTCTGTCATTTCTAGCAATTAAAGAAGTCTCATCAAAGTATCCACTGTATTGTTCATCTAACTCTTCTATCCTCTCAGCTTTTATAAATTGAAAGAAGCATCCTCTCTTACCAAAATAATTTATCCTTTTAAATTTATCAACATAATAATCAACTAGTTTTTCATCCACAGCTACAGCAATAGCAATATCGCCATTATAATAAATAAACTCTCTAAAGCCTACTGTTGAATCAAAGGCAATATCAGGATTCTTTTTCTTTTTATCGCTATGAGGCTCTTTTTGAATTTTTATAAAACAGTTATTGGCACATATGTATTTAGGAAGCTTAAACTGAATGTTAAAACTCTTTATTGTATTAAACCGTTCAATCGCTTCTTCTACAGAGCCGAAAGTAATAATAGAGTTCAAAAGGGCCATTTTTATGCTATATGGTGATGGACAAAGAAGACTCTTGGCTGCAGGATTGGTAGCATCACTTCTTCTTAATGAGAAAAGCGATACTGGTCTGTAAGTAATTTCAAGCCACATAATCAGCCCTCCTGTCTGCTCTCCTTCACCTTATAAGGCTCTCCTTCATTAATTAGGTCTTTCATAGCATCTGCAAATTCCGACAAGCTATTGAATCTCCTTAACACTATATTTTTTTCATTATTTTCAGGCTCTTCTTTAATATCTAACGAATTCAAAGCATCTGCTATTCTTTCTATTTCTTCTTTATAGTCCGGATTAATAGCACTGATTAACGGTGCAGGGGTTGCGTTTTTTGAGATGGCTAATACACCCTCAAAATTTACCACATGAGGATTTTGAGTGTTTCTCATAGCTCCTTTTGTTTTCAAAAAAGTATATAGTGTTGACTCCAGAAGAGCTTTATATCTTTCTAATCTATCATTGTCATCTATACTATAGGTTCTCGTGATCTCATTATACCCTATTCTGTAAATATCCAAATTGCACACAAGTGCATATTCCCCTGAGTTTGCTGGCCTATGAAATATGTTCTGTCCCTGATTCGAACTCTCGTCTTCTCCCTCTGACTTGGAGCCAGCATTAGGTACTAATTTTACGTGAAAATAGTTTTCTGTAGTTGTCTTGTCTGGAAGTCCTATTAACCATCCATATTCGCTGCACGATTTTCTGGGAAGATTGCTGTTATTATTAGTAACCAGTATACCCTGCATATCATCAATTACACATTTTTCTAACAGCAAATCCATAACTGTTTGCTGATCTTTACCTTTAGATTCCTCGCTAAAGACCCTGTCCCCACTTATCCTGTTTGAATTGAATGTAGTGCAGGCATTACATAATGGTAGCCCTTTTTCCACGGCAATATTATATAGATGTTCTGTTTGTACGTGTTTCAACATATCTCCGCTTATGGCATTGACTGTGTGGATTTTACCCTTATCGTCCACTATGGTAACCTGCCTTGTAAGTATTTGGTTTCCTTCTCCGCCTTCATTATTCAAGGAATGCATGTCCAGTGTGATTTTTCCACTTATCGAAATTGAGCTTATTTTCATCTTTTTGCTATCTTTATTCATCATCTACATCATCCTCCTCGCTCACTTTGCTCATTTGATCATCCAATTCTTTTCTTTCTAATGAATATCCATAAGCGCAAAGTAATTTTGCAATTGTAGTACAATCATCATACTTATCAATCAATTCTATAATATCTTCCAGATCCTGCGTCTTTATGGTTGCTCTAAGCTTATGGGTACCTTTAAGTTCCGGATGTTTTTCTGCCACCCTTGCGGCTTCAGCATTGTAGGATGCAATAAAATCTGATAGATATTGAATAAATTGATCCTTATATGGCGCTTTTCTCTTCAGGTCAAGGGCCATACCATACCTTATTTCATATTTTATTCCGTCATCTTTGTCTTTTGCGTACTGTGCTGAGATTGTACTATTTCTGATTGCTTTCGCAATATTGCAAAAGCCTTGGTTTTTTAGAATTTCACCATAGTTCATCTCTTTTAAAAACACCTCCATACAACTTAATGAGAATGGTCTAACATAATATTCTTCCTTTGATATCTTACTCATTAAAAATTCGCTATACTCTACTATAAAGTCGAAGAAATATTCAATATTGCTTCCTGATATGAACTGCCTATAGTTTTGGAGCATCTTTAATATACTGTTTGTCTCATCGGACTTTGATGCTGAGATTCTTATATTTTTAATTACATCTAGATGGTCATCAATAATATTTATCCACTTACCCGCCTCTTCTTTGTTATTAAATGCTATAAAATCAGGTGTTTCCAAATATGAAATATTGGTAGGAGAGTAAGCTTTACCCATGTTTTTTAGATACACAGTGTATAGCCCTGATACATAGCTGTCTGCATGCTTTCTTTTAGACAGTTCCTCATCGATATAGTTTTCACTATGCTCTATTAAGGTTTTACATAGCAACAGAAGCATTGTAATGTCAAGTCTTACCGCAGTCATGCCTGTTACGATAGGCTTAAGGTTTTTATAAACGGAAGTATGCATAGAATAATTCATATTCTTTAGATCCAAAACATAAATCTTGGCATCCCACTTTTTAGGTCCAATCTTTATATCTTTTACAATCATCCCCGAAAACATACCTGCCAGTTTCACGTACTCCCTAAGCCAAAAGGCTTTTATTGGTCCTGGTGATATAGAATTTGCCTTAGTACTTGCAGCTCCTTTAACCTTATCAGGATTGACTGCCTGAACAGCATTAACTTCAACTATATCTCTTAATTCCCCACTTCTTATAAGCTTTTTTAGGCTTTTCTCCACCTCATCCTGGTTTTGAAAAGGGGATGCATACAACATTAGTACGTGTTTCACTATTTCTTTATAGTTTGATTTGTTATTGTATACATTTTGAAATACAGTTTTATAAGTATCCAAAGCTTTCAATTTTGACGGGTTTAATGCTTGCAGTATGTCCCAATCATCCCTAGGCTTATTCTCACTGTTATCCAATTGCTGTTTTAGCTTCAAAGAATAAGCTTTATAAGCTTTCTTGTCAAGTTTCGAACGTGCTTCTTTTAATTTTAATGACTGTTCTTTCCTTTCTTCATTAAAAAGCTTTGCTCTGTTTGCTTCAAACTCATAATCTATAGAATCTGGTATATCTGCATCATCACCCTTGGTCTTTATATAACGGAAAAGGTCTATATATCTACAATTTCCAACCATTTCTTCGGTTATTGGCCTTTTCAAAGATATCTCATAG encodes the following:
- a CDS encoding DevR family CRISPR-associated autoregulator, which gives rise to MMNKDSKKMKISSISISGKITLDMHSLNNEGGEGNQILTRQVTIVDDKGKIHTVNAISGDMLKHVQTEHLYNIAVEKGLPLCNACTTFNSNRISGDRVFSEESKGKDQQTVMDLLLEKCVIDDMQGILVTNNNSNLPRKSCSEYGWLIGLPDKTTTENYFHVKLVPNAGSKSEGEDESSNQGQNIFHRPANSGEYALVCNLDIYRIGYNEITRTYSIDDNDRLERYKALLESTLYTFLKTKGAMRNTQNPHVVNFEGVLAISKNATPAPLISAINPDYKEEIERIADALNSLDIKEEPENNEKNIVLRRFNSLSEFADAMKDLINEGEPYKVKESRQEG
- the istB gene encoding IS21-like element helper ATPase IstB; its protein translation is MHELIAAYCNTLKLGSRIAKNYSQIEAETHEEFLAKLLAMEIEARELNRKNALLKQAQFDVLKTFGDFRFEKMSIPNTIDVEAIKTASFVDKKENLILYGSVGLGKTHLATAMGVEACNRGKRVRFFRTSSLVNQLLDAKAEGSLKRFMKQLNKADLIICDEWGFIPFEKEGAQLLFQVISDCYERKSLIITTNLEFSKWNSIFYDEKLTSAIIDRIIHHSHLIVFEGSSNRLENSLMKVR